Proteins from a single region of Vairimorpha necatrix chromosome 6, complete sequence:
- a CDS encoding monothiol glutaredoxin, with translation MYLIPELDQEEDFYDLLEKDEIIIYEDQSRSFTKMTRYMSENAYKICVRSFPLLKRRLMFDLNIPILPVAIYYRHMILPNEPIKKLIHEINSLKYELLETRVNNMISKNQIHIFIEGTPKDTEFERTNHLMSIINKLNMTNISFGYYNCLLNRRLSNYICDFVNSRKLPFIFIDGQCLGTLEVFEEMFVQKKISHILKNLRDSK, from the coding sequence aTGTATTTAATACCAGAACTTGATCAGGAGGAGGATTTTTAcgatttattagaaaaagatGAAATCATAATATACGAAGATCAATCAAGATCATTTACTAAAATGACTAGATATATGTCGGAAAATGCTTATAAAATATGCGTTAGATCATTTCCACTTCTTAAACGTAGGTTAATGTTTGATTTGAACATTCCTATATTACCAGTGGCGATTTATTATAGACACATGATTTTACCAAACGAGCctataaagaaattaattCATGAGATTAATAGtctaaaatatgaattattAGAAACAAGAGTTAATAATATGATTTCAAAAAACCAAAtacacatttttatagaaggAACACCAAAAGATACAGAATTTGAGAGGACAAACCATCTAATGtcaataataaacaaattaaacaTGACAAATATTAGTTTTGGTTATTATAACTGTTTATTGAATAGAAGATTGAGTAATTACATATGTGATTTTGTCAATAGTAGAAAGTTgccatttatttttatagatgGACAATGTTTAGGAACATTAGAAGTATTTGAAGAGATGTTCgtacagaaaaaaatatctcatattttgaaaaatttacgagattcaaaataa
- a CDS encoding protection of telomeres protein 1, translating into MSSDDHLIYTKIRDLSYSGLYNIKCHVLTIYPWKESKGNDFVMTLKVADDPKENFIFVKIFNSKKYEHDFLIGDFLKIIKIRHFSNNFYILDKEGQISKLNKTNTSKNVDFPLRKIVDLTYSEYIKFIGILIYKQKETENLTILGFIDYTINPSIKKSENKAYYENNMILYVRVWDKLAKKALNLSENSVYCLVNLKIKPEMNRICSDLSDCPLSSISEVLDESIINEIKSRGRQPKDKIICFNGDLYKNNKLIFIKDIKDSGYYKIQVKILRHHPFNGEIIKICTPCGLIKTSKKCECGLETDEVFVVKYLVRDESGEIVLLCKNDIAKAMLRRCEAEKRMELLVYCEYRNSKMYYEVKDIPKLTNKFNT; encoded by the coding sequence ATGTCTTCTGATGATCATTTAATTTACACAAAAATCAGAGATTTATCATATTCCGGATTATACAACATAAAATGCCATGTATTGACGATTTACCCGTGGAAAGAATCTAAAGGGAATGATTTCGTTATGACACTCAAAGTCGCCGACGACCcgaaagaaaattttatatttgtaaaaatttttaatagtaaaaaatatgaacatgattttttaataggcgactttttaaaaataataaaaatacgaCATTTtagtaataatttttatattttagataaaGAAGGTCAAATTTCAAAACTCAATAAAACTAATACTAGTAAAAATGTGGATTTTCCACTTCGAAAAATTGTCGACCTAACCTATTctgaatatataaaattcataggaatattaatttacaaacaaaaagaGACAGAAAATCTTACAATACTCGGATTTATTGATTACACAATAAATCCgagtattaaaaaatcagaaaataaagcatattatgaaaataatatgattttatatGTCAGGGTATGGGACAAATTGGCCAAAAAAgctttaaatttatcagaAAATTCTGTTTACTGTTTAGTTAACTTGAAAATCAAGCCAGAAATGAACAGAATCTGCTCTGATCTGTCAGATTGTCCTCTGTCAAGTATTTCAGAGGTATTAGACGAGtcaattataaatgaaattaagTCTAGAGGCAGACAGcctaaagataaaattatttgctTTAATGGAGATCTTTACAAGAATAATAAgttgatatttataaaagacaTTAAAGATTCGggatattataaaatacaagTAAAGATATTGAGACATCATCCTTTTAATGGCgagattattaaaatatgcaCGCCGTGTGGACTAATAAAAACGAGTAAGAAATGCGAATGCGGACTGGAAACTGACGAGGTTTTTGTTGTCAAATATTTGGTAAGAGACGAGAGTGGGGAAATTGTCTTGCTTTGTAAAAATGACATAGCCAAGGCTATGCTGAGAAGATGTGAAGCGGAGAAGAGGATGGAATTACTTGTTTATTGTGAGTATAGGAATAGTAAAATGTATTATGAAGTAAAAGACATACCTaaattaacaaataaattcaatacataa
- a CDS encoding proteasome subunit PSB3 (PSB3), whose product MSDISQHYGGSLLAMIGKSSVAFLSDKRLGSGPISVSKNFTKIYSLTPRLFFGFTGLVSDGEMLFKKIRKNYNLFVQDNNKDMEPSELSNMISYILYQKRLQPYYVAVIVCGMTLDKKPYASSMDCIGAMKETSEFVTSGTASKNLMGLSEALFYPEMEDEDLFTTSVQTFLNSSDRDTFGGMGFECLLINPEGYKRREFVGRCD is encoded by the coding sequence ATGAGTGATATTTCTCAACATTACGGTGGCTCTTTACTAGCCATGATAGGCAAATCTTCAGTCGCTTTTTTATCAGACAAGAGACTCGGCTCAGGCCCAATTTCAGTaagcaaaaattttactaaaatttaCTCCCTAACCCCCAGGCTTTTCTTCGGCTTCACAGGCCTCGTCTCAGACGGAGAAAtgttatttaaaaagatacggaagaattataatttgtttgtaCAAGACAATAATAAAGACATGGAGCCATCAGAATTGAGTAATATgatttcttatattttgtatCAGAAGAGACTTCAGCCCTACTATGTGGCAGTTATAGTGTGCGGGATGACTCTGGATAAGAAGCCTTATGCTTCTAGTATGGATTGTATAGGAGCCATGAAAGAGACAAGTGAGTTTGTTACTTCTGGTACTGCGAGTAAGAACTTGATGGGCTTGTCTGAAGCCTTGTTCTATCCAGAGATGGAAGATGAAGATCTTTTTACTACTTCAGTGCAGACATTTCTGAATTCATCAGATCGAGACACATTTGGCGGGATGGGCTTTGAGTGCCTCCTGATAAATCCAGAGGGATACAAGAGAAGGGAATTTGTAGGGAGATGTGACTAA